The following are from one region of the Actinoplanes sp. L3-i22 genome:
- a CDS encoding AAA family ATPase: MLELDAAHQVMRGRDAEMSVVERLLAGTRAGRGAAVVVRGHAGIGKTMLLTAARAAAAEAGMAVLTTNGAEAEKALPFAGLHQLLGPLLGNVPALTPRLQRALRGAFGQEDAWPDLFTVGLAVLELLGDRAARTPLLIVAEDAHWLDPETLDVLVFVARRLTVEPIAAMMAVRAQHTGVLAGTGLGQLRLAELDDDAAGRVLADHAPGLSPGLRDRVLAEAAGNPLALVELPRVLTPGTGLPELLPLNERLESAFADRFAQLDDPARAVVTAFSADSGCPLPALLAAAQALTGTPVAATAIQPAIDAGLLQIQDRRLRFRHPLVRSAVYRAAGDIARLTVHSALADALADDPDRRAWHRSAATLGPDEQVSAELEAAAGRALERGALGVAVTDLDRASELTADPARRSSLLLRAAELASQLLDRQIAVQLVAKADPRQGDTADRARLALVRDIVEPGDFRDTGRLDLLCDLALDALAGGHPELAGMLCWRAASRCWWAGLPSAAGVRVTAVLGKLGLAADEPAALAIAAYAQPDVHGPGVLRQLPALVPDRTDVDGMRFLGGAALILGDFVTASSFMGTASAGYRTQGRAALLARNLSSTGFIRLWLGRWPAVRADLEEAESLAEEIGDHFWIVAARSAQALQEAMYGNDQTAVRLAASVLASPLVVGVRFVANAAQHARGVAANAAGRHDEALDLLLRVFDPQDDTHHPDMCGWALPDLADAAVRANRRPEADDLLARSAERAARFPSPMLARSLAYAQAVLSPEPSAAAAYGKALAMDLGPWPVHRARLQLAHGSWLRRTRRILESRVPLRAARDGFDALGAAAWGRLAREELRAAGEESAGRATPSGEQLTAQELQTAMLAAAGLTNREIGQRLFMSHRTVSSHLYRIFPKLGITGRAQLRAALEALPLDQ; this comes from the coding sequence GTGCTGGAGCTGGACGCCGCGCACCAGGTGATGCGCGGCCGGGACGCCGAGATGTCCGTGGTGGAGCGGCTGCTGGCCGGCACCCGGGCCGGCCGGGGCGCCGCCGTGGTGGTCCGCGGCCACGCCGGGATCGGCAAGACGATGCTCCTCACCGCCGCGCGGGCCGCGGCCGCCGAGGCCGGGATGGCCGTGCTGACCACCAACGGCGCCGAGGCGGAGAAGGCGCTGCCGTTCGCCGGGCTGCACCAGCTGCTCGGCCCGCTGCTGGGCAACGTGCCGGCGCTCACCCCGCGCCTGCAACGGGCGCTGCGCGGCGCGTTCGGGCAGGAGGACGCCTGGCCGGACCTGTTCACCGTCGGGCTGGCCGTGCTGGAGCTGCTCGGTGACCGGGCCGCCCGCACCCCGCTGCTGATCGTCGCCGAGGACGCGCACTGGCTCGACCCGGAGACCCTGGACGTGCTGGTCTTCGTGGCCCGGCGGCTGACCGTCGAGCCGATCGCCGCGATGATGGCGGTCCGCGCGCAGCACACCGGCGTGCTCGCCGGCACCGGCCTGGGCCAGCTGCGCCTGGCCGAGCTGGACGACGACGCGGCCGGGCGGGTGCTCGCCGACCACGCCCCCGGCCTCTCCCCCGGGCTGCGCGACCGCGTCCTGGCCGAGGCCGCCGGCAATCCCCTGGCCCTGGTCGAGCTGCCGCGGGTGCTCACCCCGGGCACCGGGCTGCCCGAGCTGCTGCCGCTCAACGAGCGCCTGGAGTCGGCGTTCGCCGACCGGTTCGCGCAGCTGGACGACCCGGCCCGGGCGGTCGTCACGGCGTTCTCGGCGGACTCCGGCTGCCCGCTGCCCGCCCTGCTGGCCGCCGCGCAGGCGCTGACCGGGACGCCCGTCGCGGCGACCGCGATCCAGCCGGCCATCGACGCCGGCCTGCTCCAGATCCAGGATCGCCGGCTGCGCTTCCGGCATCCGCTGGTCCGGTCCGCGGTCTACCGGGCGGCCGGCGACATCGCCCGGCTGACCGTGCACTCCGCGCTCGCCGACGCCCTGGCCGACGACCCGGACCGGCGCGCCTGGCACCGCAGCGCCGCCACCCTCGGCCCGGACGAGCAGGTCAGCGCCGAGCTGGAGGCGGCCGCCGGCCGCGCGCTGGAGCGCGGCGCGCTCGGCGTCGCGGTGACCGACCTGGACCGGGCCTCCGAGCTGACCGCGGATCCGGCCCGCCGCTCGTCGCTGCTGCTGCGCGCCGCCGAGCTCGCCTCCCAGTTGCTCGACCGGCAGATCGCGGTGCAGCTGGTCGCCAAGGCCGACCCGCGGCAGGGCGACACCGCCGACCGGGCCCGGCTCGCCCTGGTCCGGGACATCGTGGAGCCGGGCGACTTCCGCGACACCGGCCGCCTCGACCTGCTCTGCGACCTGGCCCTGGACGCGCTCGCCGGCGGGCACCCCGAGCTGGCCGGCATGCTGTGCTGGCGGGCCGCGTCGCGCTGCTGGTGGGCCGGGCTGCCGTCGGCGGCCGGCGTCCGGGTGACCGCGGTGCTCGGCAAGCTCGGCCTGGCCGCCGACGAGCCGGCCGCGCTGGCGATCGCCGCGTACGCCCAGCCGGACGTGCACGGGCCCGGCGTGCTGCGGCAGCTGCCCGCGCTGGTGCCGGACCGGACCGACGTGGACGGCATGCGCTTCCTCGGCGGGGCGGCGCTGATCCTCGGCGACTTCGTCACCGCGTCGTCGTTCATGGGCACCGCCTCGGCCGGCTACCGCACCCAGGGCCGGGCCGCGCTGCTGGCCCGGAACCTGTCGTCGACCGGGTTCATCCGGCTCTGGCTGGGCCGCTGGCCCGCGGTCCGGGCCGATCTGGAGGAGGCCGAGTCGCTGGCCGAGGAGATCGGCGACCACTTCTGGATCGTCGCGGCCCGCTCCGCGCAGGCGCTGCAGGAGGCGATGTACGGCAACGACCAGACCGCGGTCCGGCTCGCCGCGTCGGTGCTGGCCAGCCCGCTCGTGGTCGGCGTGCGGTTCGTCGCCAACGCCGCCCAGCACGCGCGCGGGGTCGCCGCGAACGCGGCCGGCCGCCACGACGAGGCGCTGGACCTGCTGCTGCGGGTCTTCGACCCGCAGGACGACACCCATCATCCGGACATGTGCGGCTGGGCGCTCCCAGACCTCGCTGATGCCGCCGTACGGGCGAACCGCCGCCCCGAGGCCGACGACCTGCTCGCCCGCTCGGCGGAGCGGGCCGCCCGGTTCCCGTCGCCGATGCTGGCGCGCTCCCTCGCGTACGCCCAAGCCGTTCTCAGCCCGGAGCCGAGCGCAGCCGCGGCCTATGGGAAAGCCCTCGCCATGGATCTCGGCCCGTGGCCGGTCCACCGGGCCCGGCTGCAGCTGGCGCACGGCTCGTGGCTGCGCCGCACCCGCCGCATCCTGGAGTCCCGCGTCCCGCTGCGCGCCGCCCGCGACGGTTTCGACGCGCTCGGCGCGGCCGCCTGGGGCCGGCTGGCCCGCGAGGAGCTGCGCGCGGCCGGTGAGGAGAGCGCCGGCCGCGCGACCCCGTCGGGCGAGCAGCTGACCGCGCAGGAGCTGCAGACCGCGATGCTGGCCGCGGCCGGCCTCACCAACCGGGAGATCGGCCAGCGGCTGTTCATGTCGCACCGGACGGTGAGCTCCCACCTGTACCGGATCTTCCCGAAGCTGGGGATCACCGGCCGGGCCCAGTTGCGGGCGGCGCTGGAGGCGCTCCCGCTCGATCAGTAG
- a CDS encoding endonuclease I family protein translates to MLATTLLMGVLAAGVPQSPAVAAEGDYYAAARGLHGAALKETLHDIISSRVTTLSYGKVWDALEETDRDPANSRNVIGIYSGRSMPWTNHGGGGNQWNREHVWAKSHGDFGTAPGPGTDVHHLRPENVLVNSERSNLDFDEGGHPARYAPNNNLDDDSWEPRDEAKGDVARMIFYMAVRWEGDAGSPDLEPDDRTSRGKDPRIGRISALLEWNDEDPPDAFEKNRNEVIYQHWQHNRNPFIDHPEWVDDIY, encoded by the coding sequence ATGCTGGCGACGACCCTTCTGATGGGCGTGCTCGCGGCGGGCGTACCGCAGTCCCCGGCGGTCGCGGCCGAGGGCGACTATTACGCGGCAGCGCGCGGCCTGCACGGCGCCGCGCTGAAGGAGACGCTGCACGACATCATCTCCAGCCGGGTGACGACGCTGTCGTACGGGAAGGTCTGGGACGCTCTCGAGGAGACCGACCGGGACCCGGCGAACTCCCGGAACGTGATCGGCATCTACTCCGGGCGGAGCATGCCCTGGACGAATCACGGTGGCGGGGGAAACCAGTGGAACCGGGAGCACGTCTGGGCCAAGTCGCACGGCGACTTCGGCACCGCCCCGGGACCCGGCACCGACGTGCACCACCTGCGGCCGGAGAACGTGCTGGTCAACTCGGAGCGGAGCAACCTCGACTTCGACGAGGGCGGGCATCCCGCCCGCTACGCCCCGAACAACAACCTGGACGACGACTCGTGGGAACCGCGGGACGAGGCCAAGGGCGACGTCGCCCGGATGATCTTCTACATGGCGGTCCGCTGGGAGGGTGACGCCGGCAGCCCGGACCTGGAACCGGACGACCGGACCAGCCGGGGCAAGGACCCGCGCATCGGGCGGATCTCGGCGCTGCTCGAGTGGAACGACGAGGACCCGCCGGACGCGTTCGAGAAGAACCGCAACGAGGTCATCTACCAGCACTGGCAGCACAACCGGAACCCGTTCATCGACCACCCGGAGTGGGTCGACGACATCTACTGA
- a CDS encoding GDSL-type esterase/lipase family protein has protein sequence MKSSSTAPESGGTTSARPTVDARGALRRTLTFVVALGALLGFARSGQGTLTVWVVFAIFVAAATVWVRGQYADSLDGKQWVIPYRAGKVLLGVAVLLLAFFFTPWPDLGDNGLLGICGVVLIYLVAGSALTQARQTCSVRVLGREFSARRCGVRLTVAGLVLALAGAVLLAWSTWIVGAVLLAVGVAGLIPVGMGLGSEQAIRWLCRTDDATRRLWALGGGGAVLYLGASVSAVRVSDSDWLAPVLVVLGLFVVALVSITHADVAAVMAGVALMGITPPTLPGSDTPQPTAGASNVLVALGDSYMSGEGASVFYDEGDAGRNRPRCNRAPTAWAVLITQDDRRFDGLTFLACAGARQTDVVRQVREYTDDPMHGHYRPGLVVLSLGGNDAGFAKIAEACLAPGDCTEISRIWLGMIQQVPGELDQAYAAVDRAFPGVPVVVVPYPQPIRYTGEPCDQVAFSLREQAFLHQFTDDLNQAIRATAQEHGFYYLTDMRDALVNDHLQLCDSVNGRRAGMNFLGLRSVHGHAEERFNPSNWMHTSLHPNERGHLAMRRVFRTWLSENEPELRRAARTTRIPRVADPDPVPCDLETCKEQARRWEAHQVGRRLLRGGVGLLVAGAAGGAWLMAVAFFAYRRRALAACG, from the coding sequence GTGAAGTCTTCATCGACGGCTCCGGAATCCGGCGGGACGACCTCGGCACGACCGACGGTCGACGCGCGCGGGGCGCTGCGCCGGACGCTGACGTTCGTCGTCGCGCTGGGCGCGCTGCTCGGGTTCGCGCGCTCCGGGCAGGGCACGCTGACCGTCTGGGTGGTGTTCGCGATCTTCGTGGCGGCCGCCACGGTCTGGGTCCGCGGGCAGTACGCGGACAGCCTCGACGGCAAGCAGTGGGTGATCCCGTACCGGGCCGGGAAGGTCCTGCTCGGCGTGGCGGTCCTGCTCCTGGCCTTCTTCTTCACCCCGTGGCCGGATCTGGGCGACAACGGGCTGCTCGGCATCTGCGGGGTGGTGCTGATCTACCTGGTGGCCGGGTCCGCGCTCACCCAGGCACGGCAGACCTGCTCGGTCCGGGTGCTGGGACGGGAGTTCTCGGCGCGCCGCTGCGGGGTCCGGCTGACCGTCGCCGGGCTGGTGCTGGCGCTGGCCGGCGCGGTGCTGCTGGCCTGGTCCACCTGGATCGTCGGCGCGGTGCTGCTCGCCGTCGGGGTGGCCGGGCTGATCCCGGTGGGCATGGGGCTCGGATCCGAGCAGGCGATCCGATGGCTGTGCCGGACGGACGACGCGACGCGCCGGCTGTGGGCGCTCGGGGGCGGCGGGGCCGTGCTCTACCTCGGAGCCTCGGTGAGCGCGGTCCGGGTCTCGGATTCGGACTGGCTGGCCCCGGTCCTGGTGGTGCTGGGACTGTTCGTGGTCGCGCTGGTGTCGATCACCCACGCCGATGTCGCCGCGGTGATGGCGGGCGTGGCCCTGATGGGCATCACCCCGCCGACGCTGCCCGGCAGCGACACGCCACAGCCGACGGCGGGCGCGTCCAACGTGCTCGTCGCGCTCGGTGACTCGTACATGTCCGGGGAGGGCGCGTCGGTCTTCTACGACGAAGGCGACGCCGGGCGGAACCGGCCGAGATGCAATCGGGCGCCGACCGCCTGGGCCGTGCTGATCACCCAGGACGACCGGAGGTTCGACGGGTTGACGTTCCTGGCCTGCGCCGGTGCCCGGCAGACGGACGTGGTGCGGCAGGTCAGGGAGTACACCGACGACCCGATGCACGGGCACTACCGGCCCGGGCTGGTGGTGCTGAGCCTGGGCGGCAACGACGCCGGCTTCGCGAAGATCGCCGAGGCCTGCCTGGCGCCGGGCGACTGCACCGAGATCAGCAGGATCTGGCTGGGGATGATCCAGCAGGTGCCGGGTGAGCTCGACCAGGCCTACGCCGCGGTGGACCGGGCATTCCCCGGCGTGCCGGTGGTCGTGGTGCCCTACCCGCAGCCGATCCGGTACACCGGGGAGCCGTGCGATCAGGTCGCCTTCTCGCTGAGGGAGCAGGCCTTCCTCCATCAGTTCACCGACGACCTGAACCAGGCGATCCGGGCCACCGCCCAGGAACACGGGTTCTACTACCTCACGGACATGCGGGACGCGCTGGTCAACGACCACCTCCAGCTGTGCGACTCGGTGAACGGCCGGCGGGCCGGGATGAACTTCCTCGGGCTGCGGTCGGTGCACGGGCACGCCGAGGAACGCTTCAACCCGAGCAACTGGATGCACACCAGCCTGCATCCGAACGAGCGCGGCCACCTCGCCATGCGCCGGGTCTTCCGGACCTGGCTGAGCGAGAACGAGCCGGAGCTGCGCCGGGCGGCGCGGACCACCCGGATCCCGAGGGTGGCGGACCCGGACCCGGTGCCGTGTGACCTGGAGACGTGCAAGGAGCAGGCCCGCCGGTGGGAGGCGCATCAGGTCGGGCGGCGGCTGCTGCGGGGCGGCGTGGGGCTGCTGGTCGCCGGGGCGGCCGGGGGTGCCTGGCTGATGGCGGTGGCGTTCTTCGCGTATCGGCGGCGCGCGCTGGCCGCATGCGGCTGA
- a CDS encoding RICIN domain-containing protein — MQRRTLLAAAAVAPFAGATAAHAATPGYVTNRAPLQPDAFLRLPPGATRAGGWLATQLNYQLTGINGRMTEISHFLQYDNTGWVHPNLGGWEELPYWLKGFSSLGFVTGDSRVQTETTRWINGVLATQASDGYFGPTALRTSLGGGPDFWPHMPMLHALRSYAEYTADSRIVPFFTRFFQFVNAQGAGAFNQSWGSLRWADTLEVVFWTFNRTGDAFLLDLARKIHANSANYVNNLPSLHNVNLAQGFREPAVYSILSGDAGHRQASYNDYNQIMNTYGQFSGGGFAGDENARPGFGDPRQGFETCGIVEFMASHEMLTRITGDPVWGDRTEDLAFNSLPASLDPQQRGIHYITSANSIALRDAPGRAGQFQNGFAMQAYMLGIDNYRCCPHNYGMGWPYYVEEMWVATPDGGLAATLHGPATVTAKVGDGTTVSIKADTAYPFGDTITYTVTTPKSLAFPVYLRVPAWCASPALTVNGAAVSAGAGPAYAKISRTWNTGDKIVLRLPMQARTRTWTANHKSVSVGFGALTFSLAVTENWTQTGGTATWPTREVRPGSAWNYGLDGATQFAVTTGLGNVNDPFTPATAPIRITTPARKIPGWTADADTIVTPLQDSPTPSAEPVEQVTLIPMGAARLRITSFPTIGAGTPWQAAGVAFRIQNQHSGKVLGVAGMSTANSARVVQFGDTGTADHLWRFVDNGDGWLKIQNVNSGKLLGVDVMSTADSAQVVQYEDSGTADHLWQVADNATGYVRIRNKNSGKVLAVAGMSTADSANVVQFADNGSADHNWRLIPDGTVKLQATHSGQVLAINNMSTANGAQLQQYPPVGSADHVWKLQDAGGGFFAIVSNLDGKCVDIAGQSTADGAKAVQWDYVGGTNQQWRLAWTATNVFAVVARHSGKVLEVQGQSTANSADVGQWPDLGLANQRWRIIPS; from the coding sequence GTGCAACGTCGTACGCTCCTGGCCGCAGCAGCCGTCGCCCCCTTCGCAGGCGCCACCGCCGCTCACGCCGCCACCCCCGGATACGTCACGAACCGCGCCCCGCTCCAGCCCGATGCCTTCCTGCGACTCCCGCCCGGCGCCACCCGGGCCGGCGGCTGGCTGGCGACCCAGTTGAACTACCAGCTCACCGGCATCAACGGCCGGATGACCGAGATCTCGCACTTCCTGCAGTACGACAACACCGGCTGGGTGCACCCGAATCTCGGCGGGTGGGAGGAGTTGCCGTACTGGCTGAAGGGTTTTTCGAGTCTGGGTTTTGTCACCGGGGACTCGCGGGTGCAGACCGAGACCACGCGGTGGATCAACGGCGTGCTGGCGACGCAGGCGAGCGACGGCTATTTCGGGCCCACCGCGCTGCGGACCAGCCTCGGCGGCGGGCCGGACTTCTGGCCGCACATGCCGATGCTGCACGCGCTGCGGTCGTACGCCGAGTACACCGCCGACAGTCGGATCGTGCCGTTCTTCACCCGGTTCTTCCAGTTCGTTAACGCCCAGGGCGCGGGCGCGTTCAACCAGAGCTGGGGCAGCCTGCGCTGGGCGGACACCCTGGAAGTGGTGTTCTGGACGTTCAACCGGACCGGCGACGCGTTCCTGCTCGACCTGGCCCGCAAGATCCACGCGAACTCGGCGAACTACGTGAACAACCTGCCGTCGCTGCACAACGTGAACCTGGCCCAGGGGTTCCGGGAGCCGGCCGTCTACTCGATCCTCAGTGGCGACGCGGGCCACCGGCAGGCCAGCTACAACGACTACAACCAGATCATGAACACGTACGGGCAGTTCTCCGGTGGCGGCTTCGCCGGGGACGAGAACGCCCGGCCCGGCTTCGGCGACCCGCGCCAGGGGTTCGAGACGTGCGGGATCGTCGAGTTCATGGCCAGCCACGAGATGCTGACCCGGATCACCGGCGACCCGGTGTGGGGCGACCGGACCGAGGATCTCGCGTTCAACTCGCTGCCCGCCTCGCTCGACCCGCAGCAGCGCGGGATCCACTACATCACCAGCGCGAACAGCATCGCGCTGCGGGACGCGCCGGGACGGGCCGGGCAGTTCCAGAACGGGTTCGCGATGCAGGCGTACATGCTGGGCATCGACAACTACCGGTGCTGTCCGCACAACTACGGGATGGGCTGGCCGTACTACGTCGAGGAGATGTGGGTGGCCACGCCGGACGGCGGGCTGGCGGCGACCCTGCACGGGCCGGCCACGGTGACCGCCAAGGTGGGGGACGGGACCACGGTGTCGATCAAGGCGGACACCGCGTATCCGTTCGGGGACACCATCACGTACACGGTGACCACGCCGAAGTCGCTGGCGTTCCCGGTCTACCTGCGCGTCCCGGCCTGGTGCGCGAGTCCGGCGCTGACCGTGAACGGGGCGGCGGTGAGCGCGGGCGCCGGACCGGCGTACGCGAAGATCTCCCGGACCTGGAACACCGGCGACAAGATCGTGCTCCGGCTGCCGATGCAGGCCCGCACCCGGACCTGGACGGCGAACCACAAGTCGGTGTCGGTCGGCTTCGGCGCGCTGACGTTCTCGCTGGCCGTCACGGAGAACTGGACGCAGACCGGCGGCACGGCGACCTGGCCCACCCGGGAGGTCCGGCCCGGCTCGGCCTGGAACTACGGGCTCGACGGGGCCACCCAGTTCGCGGTGACCACCGGGCTGGGCAACGTCAACGACCCGTTCACGCCCGCCACCGCGCCGATCCGGATCACCACGCCGGCCCGGAAGATCCCCGGCTGGACCGCGGACGCGGACACCATCGTCACCCCGCTGCAGGACAGCCCGACGCCGTCGGCCGAGCCGGTCGAGCAGGTCACGCTGATCCCGATGGGCGCGGCCCGGCTGCGGATCACGTCGTTCCCGACGATCGGCGCCGGCACGCCCTGGCAGGCCGCCGGGGTCGCCTTCCGGATCCAGAACCAGCACAGCGGCAAGGTGCTCGGCGTGGCCGGCATGTCTACCGCGAACAGCGCCCGGGTGGTGCAGTTCGGCGACACCGGCACGGCCGATCACCTGTGGCGGTTCGTGGACAACGGCGACGGCTGGCTGAAGATCCAGAACGTCAACTCCGGGAAGCTGCTCGGCGTCGACGTGATGTCCACGGCCGACTCCGCGCAGGTCGTGCAGTACGAGGACAGCGGGACCGCCGACCACCTGTGGCAGGTGGCCGACAACGCCACCGGCTACGTGCGGATCCGCAACAAGAACTCGGGCAAGGTGCTCGCCGTCGCGGGGATGTCGACGGCGGACTCGGCGAACGTGGTCCAGTTCGCCGACAACGGCTCGGCCGACCACAACTGGCGGCTGATCCCGGACGGGACGGTCAAGCTGCAGGCGACGCACTCCGGTCAGGTGCTCGCGATCAACAACATGTCCACCGCGAACGGGGCCCAACTGCAGCAGTACCCGCCGGTCGGATCCGCCGACCACGTCTGGAAACTGCAGGACGCCGGCGGTGGCTTCTTCGCGATCGTCAGCAACCTGGACGGCAAGTGCGTGGACATCGCCGGGCAGTCGACGGCGGACGGCGCCAAGGCCGTGCAGTGGGACTACGTCGGCGGAACGAACCAGCAGTGGCGCCTGGCCTGGACCGCGACGAATGTCTTCGCCGTCGTCGCCCGGCACAGCGGAAAGGTTCTCGAGGTCCAGGGCCAGTCCACCGCGAACAGCGCGGACGTCGGCCAGTGGCCCGACCTGGGCCTGGCCAACCAGCGCTGGCGAATCATTCCTTCGTAA
- a CDS encoding MBL fold metallo-hydrolase, producing MKDVRVTHIGGPTALIEVGGWRILTDPTFDPPGRRYSFGWGTGSRKQTGPALSPADVGPVDAVLLSHDHHADNLDDRGREFLAGVPLVITTPAGARRVGGHGLSAWESTTLHDPDRSGIRVTATPCRHGPALSGPIVGQVIGFALEWDSQEHGILWVTGDTVLYPGVREVPRRFTVDTVLLHLGAVTFPVTGGLHYSLTATDAVELCRLVRPRTIIPVHYEGWSHFSQGRDAVERAFAAAPDGLGDRLHWLPLQ from the coding sequence ATGAAAGACGTACGAGTGACGCATATCGGGGGCCCGACCGCGCTGATCGAGGTCGGCGGGTGGCGGATCCTGACCGATCCGACGTTCGACCCGCCGGGCCGCCGGTACTCGTTCGGCTGGGGCACCGGCTCCCGCAAGCAGACCGGGCCGGCGCTGAGCCCCGCCGACGTCGGGCCGGTCGACGCGGTGCTGCTCAGCCACGATCACCACGCCGACAACCTGGACGATCGCGGCCGCGAGTTCCTGGCCGGGGTACCGCTCGTGATCACCACGCCGGCGGGCGCCCGCCGCGTCGGAGGGCATGGCCTCAGCGCCTGGGAGTCCACCACGCTGCATGACCCGGACCGGTCCGGCATCCGCGTCACCGCCACCCCGTGCCGGCACGGACCCGCGCTGAGCGGGCCGATCGTCGGTCAGGTGATCGGCTTCGCGCTGGAGTGGGACAGCCAGGAGCACGGCATCCTCTGGGTCACCGGCGACACCGTGCTCTATCCCGGCGTGCGCGAGGTGCCGCGGCGGTTCACCGTGGACACGGTGCTGCTGCACCTGGGCGCGGTGACGTTCCCGGTCACCGGCGGGCTGCACTACAGCCTGACCGCGACCGACGCCGTCGAGCTGTGCCGCCTGGTCCGGCCCCGGACGATCATCCCGGTGCACTACGAGGGCTGGTCGCACTTCAGTCAGGGCCGCGACGCGGTCGAGCGGGCGTTCGCCGCCGCGCCGGACGGACTCGGCGACCGGCTGCACTGGTTGCCGTTGCAGTAA
- a CDS encoding alpha/beta fold hydrolase — translation MPTRRNLIAGSAAVASGALLGAPAAASPKQKPTVVLVHGAFADASGWNDVARLLQHDGYRVLAPANPLRGVTGDAAYLASFLDTVDGPVVLAGHSYGGFVLTNAAAGKSHVKALVYVAAFAPDAGETVQDLQLKYPGSKLDQTALEIRQHPAGADGYVKADRFREVFAADLPRSVTDVMAAGQRPGDLSTLGTPSGPPAWREIPSYFLVARDDQLIPAAAQRFMAARAGGHKVEVSASHVAMISQPRVTADLIRKAAR, via the coding sequence ATGCCAACACGCCGTAACCTGATCGCCGGCTCCGCGGCGGTCGCGTCCGGCGCCCTCCTCGGGGCGCCCGCCGCGGCTTCACCCAAACAGAAACCCACCGTCGTGCTGGTCCACGGCGCCTTCGCCGACGCGTCCGGCTGGAACGACGTCGCCCGCCTCCTCCAGCACGACGGCTACCGGGTCCTCGCGCCCGCCAACCCGCTGCGCGGCGTCACCGGCGACGCGGCGTACCTCGCCTCGTTCCTGGACACCGTCGACGGGCCGGTCGTCCTGGCCGGCCACTCCTACGGCGGCTTCGTGCTCACCAACGCCGCGGCCGGCAAATCCCACGTGAAGGCCCTGGTCTACGTGGCCGCGTTCGCTCCGGACGCCGGGGAGACCGTGCAGGACCTGCAGCTCAAGTACCCGGGCAGCAAGCTCGACCAGACCGCCCTGGAGATCCGTCAGCACCCGGCCGGCGCCGACGGCTACGTCAAGGCCGACCGGTTCCGCGAGGTGTTCGCCGCCGACCTGCCGCGCTCGGTCACCGACGTGATGGCCGCCGGTCAGCGGCCCGGTGACCTGTCCACGCTCGGCACCCCGTCCGGGCCGCCGGCCTGGCGGGAGATCCCGTCGTACTTCCTGGTCGCCCGCGACGACCAGCTGATCCCGGCGGCCGCGCAGCGCTTCATGGCGGCTCGCGCCGGCGGCCACAAGGTCGAGGTCAGCGCCTCGCACGTCGCCATGATCTCGCAGCCTCGGGTCACGGCCGACCTGATCCGGAAGGCCGCCCGATGA
- a CDS encoding alpha/beta hydrolase encodes MSTIVLVHGLWMTPRSWEHWVPYYEAQGHTVLTPAYPGFEVEVEALRADPTPIATATVPETVAHLEKIITALPEKPIIIGHSFGGTLTQMLLDRGHGAAGVVIDSAPPEGIRVSPPSQLKSLFPILNNPAKRHQAAGFTPDQFHYAFTNTLSESDSLAAYERYAIPAPGSWVWSYGLIANFKPGKQETWVDFHNENRAPLLFIAGGADHIMPPSVNKSNAHHYKAANTVTEYVEFPGRSHWTCAEPGWERIADKALEWALAH; translated from the coding sequence ATGAGCACGATCGTTCTGGTCCACGGCCTCTGGATGACCCCGCGCAGCTGGGAGCACTGGGTCCCGTACTACGAGGCGCAGGGGCACACCGTGCTCACCCCGGCCTACCCGGGCTTCGAGGTCGAGGTCGAGGCCCTGCGCGCCGACCCGACCCCGATCGCCACGGCCACCGTCCCGGAGACCGTCGCGCACCTCGAGAAGATCATCACCGCGCTGCCCGAGAAACCGATCATCATCGGACACTCGTTCGGCGGCACGCTCACCCAGATGCTGCTCGACCGCGGCCACGGCGCGGCCGGCGTGGTGATCGACTCGGCGCCGCCGGAGGGCATCCGGGTCAGCCCGCCGTCGCAGCTCAAGTCGCTGTTCCCGATCCTGAACAACCCGGCGAAGCGCCACCAGGCCGCCGGTTTCACCCCGGACCAGTTCCACTACGCGTTCACCAACACGCTGTCGGAATCGGACTCACTCGCCGCCTACGAGCGCTACGCGATCCCGGCGCCGGGCTCCTGGGTCTGGTCCTACGGCCTGATCGCCAACTTCAAGCCCGGCAAGCAGGAGACCTGGGTCGACTTCCACAACGAGAACCGCGCCCCGCTGCTGTTCATCGCCGGCGGCGCCGACCACATCATGCCGCCGTCGGTGAACAAGTCGAACGCCCACCACTACAAGGCCGCGAACACCGTCACCGAGTACGTGGAGTTCCCCGGCCGCTCGCACTGGACCTGCGCCGAGCCGGGCTGGGAGCGGATCGCCGACAAGGCCCTGGAGTGGGCCCTCGCCCACTGA
- a CDS encoding transposase, with protein MGKKRSRPRRAFTPEFKAEIVELCQRGDRMVGQVARDFDLAETAVRSWVKQAELDTGTRSDGLTSDERAELAQLRAENRRLQQDVDILKRATAFFARETR; from the coding sequence GTGGGAAAGAAGCGATCGAGGCCGCGGCGGGCGTTCACGCCGGAGTTCAAGGCCGAGATTGTCGAGTTGTGTCAGCGTGGTGACCGCATGGTCGGGCAGGTGGCCAGGGATTTCGATCTGGCTGAGACCGCGGTGCGGTCCTGGGTCAAGCAGGCCGAACTCGACACCGGGACTCGCTCAGACGGGCTGACCAGCGACGAACGAGCCGAGCTCGCCCAGCTACGGGCGGAGAACCGCCGGCTGCAGCAGGACGTGGACATCCTGAAGCGGGCGACGGCTTTCTTCGCGAGGGAGACCCGGTGA